The stretch of DNA CTGACCGACCGGCAGGTGGATATCGTCAGCGAAGAGGTTGACGTCAGCATCCGGTTTTCCGAGCAGATCGACAATTCGACGCTAATCGCGCGAAAGCTGGCGCCGAACAGGCGGGTGATCTGTGCCGCGCCCTCGTACATAGAGCGTCGTGGCCTGCCGGAACGGCCATCCGACCTGGCGGGACACAATTGCCTGCGCCTGTCCACGGTCGAGAAATGGAACGACTGGCGCTTCGTCGAGGGCGGCGACCCGATCAGCGTCCAGGTGACGGGTAATTTCGAGGCGAACAGCGCCGATGCCGTCTATCACGCGGCGCTGGCAGGCATGGGGATCGCACGGCTTTCCACCTATCTGGTCGGCGACGACATCGCCGAGGGCCGGCTGTTGCGGCTTCTGCCCGACTATGTCCAGACCGGGTCGTCCATCTACGCGATATACCCCGAGCGGCGGAACCTTGCGCCCAAGCTGCGCAGTTTTCTCGATTATCTGACGGGCCATTTCGGCAAGGTGCCACCGTGGGAGCGGCGGGCCGGGCTTTGACCGCAGGGCAAAGCGGCTTTGCCGATTCCGGGGCTGTCGTCCATGGGCTGATCGGTTATTTATCAATCATCGCTTCGGCGATTGCCCGTTCCGGGCATTTCCTCCCTAGACTTGGGCCGCAGTTTTGCGGCCCATTTTTTTTGCCCGTTCCTACCGCGGGATTACCTCGACCCGCCGGTTCAGCGCGCGACCCTCGGGGGTCGTGTTGCTGGCGCGGGGGGCAAGAAAGCCCGCGCCTTCCGCGGACAGGCGTTCGGCGGGGATGCCGTGACTTTCGATCAGCGCACGGCGCACCGCCTCTGCCCTGATGCGGGAAACCTCGATGTTGGCGGCAAGCCCGCCTTCGTTGTCCGTGTGTCCCACGAGGATCACCGAAAGCGCCGGATCCGCGCGCAAGAGGGCCGCCAGCGGCTCGAGAGCCGCGATCGCCTCGGCTTCCAGGCGGCGGGCGCCTGGCGCGAAGGCGACCCTTTCCAGCACGGCCCGCCCCTCCTGTCGCAGCCTGGCCCCCAGGTCGTCCGTCGATGACGGGTTCGCAGCGCCCGTTAGGCCCGACGCTTCCGGTACGCGCAGGACTGGCAGCGCCTCGGCCGCTTCCGTCACCTCTATCGCCTGCACGAAACCGCCGCGTGGCGAGCGTGACAGGATCAGCCCGATATGCGCGCCATCCCGCCGGGCGGTCAGAGCCCGAAAATCGGTCAGATCGAACTCCATCGCGGGGGCCGGGAGCACGCGGTTTGCAAAGCGGAAATCGAAGCCGCCGCAGCCCTCGGACTCGCACTCGAAGACCGGGCGGTATCCGGCACTCTCCAGTTGCGGCCGAAGCCCCCGAAGGACGCTCAGGGGCTCGCCGCTCCCGGCGGGGATGCGCCAGGTCCGGATCAGGACCCGGCCCTCCAGCGTGATGCCGGGGGTGTCGTCTGCGCCGTGCCGCCCGGTCGGCAGGCGCACCGAACCCGGATCCTCGACAAGGCGCGCGGTCTCGACCGTACCCTCGGGCAGCGCCAGCGGCGTTTCCTGCGCCGTTGCCGGGGGCACGAACAGCAGGGCCGCCACGATACAGGCGATGGCTGCGCGGTTCATCTGCCGCGGGCGTGATATTCCGGGTTGGGCTGCATGCCCACCGCCGAGGCAAGCCGGTTCGACATGTTGAAGAATGCGGCGACTGCGGCGATGTCCCAGATGTCTCGGTCCGAGAAGCCGGCATCGCGCAGCTTCCGGCGATCCGCCTCCTCGATGCTGGCGCTGTCCGTGGTGATCCTGACCGCGAAATCCAGCATGGCGCGCTGGCGCGGGCTCAGGTCGGCCACGCGGTAGTTCATCACCAGTGCCTCGCCCAGTTCCGGGTTGCCCGACAACTCGCGTACCGCTGCGCCATGCGCGACCTGGCAATACCAGCAGCGGTTGGCCGAAGAGACCGCCACCGCGATCATCTCCCGCTCGAGCTTGGAAAGCCCGCTCTGCCCCAGCATCAGGTCGTTGTAGACGGCGGTGAAGGCGTTGAGCTTCTCCACGTCGAAGGCATGCGCCTTCAGGACGTTGGGGACTAGGCCCAGCTTCTCCTCGCAGATCCTGAAGTATTTCGCCGTCGCGTCCGGCAACGGATCGACCATCGGCAGGTCCAGCGCGGTCGGACTGTCGGTATCCATATGCATCGCCGTGTTCCTCACTCGGGTGCCTGACGGTAATGATAGTGGCCGACCGGGACCATGCCCAGCCCGACATAAAGCGCGT from Halovulum dunhuangense encodes:
- a CDS encoding OmpA family protein is translated as MNRAAIACIVAALLFVPPATAQETPLALPEGTVETARLVEDPGSVRLPTGRHGADDTPGITLEGRVLIRTWRIPAGSGEPLSVLRGLRPQLESAGYRPVFECESEGCGGFDFRFANRVLPAPAMEFDLTDFRALTARRDGAHIGLILSRSPRGGFVQAIEVTEAAEALPVLRVPEASGLTGAANPSSTDDLGARLRQEGRAVLERVAFAPGARRLEAEAIAALEPLAALLRADPALSVILVGHTDNEGGLAANIEVSRIRAEAVRRALIESHGIPAERLSAEGAGFLAPRASNTTPEGRALNRRVEVIPR
- a CDS encoding LysR family transcriptional regulator gives rise to the protein MELSSQMILFARVAEQGSFSAAARDLSLTPSAVSKQISALEDSLGIRLLTRTQQGICLTEEGRVFYDRCHSVAAMVAETRDLFESMSDHPRGVLRVHCTVAFGKAQILPILPAYLETVPEVTVDLELTDRQVDIVSEEVDVSIRFSEQIDNSTLIARKLAPNRRVICAAPSYIERRGLPERPSDLAGHNCLRLSTVEKWNDWRFVEGGDPISVQVTGNFEANSADAVYHAALAGMGIARLSTYLVGDDIAEGRLLRLLPDYVQTGSSIYAIYPERRNLAPKLRSFLDYLTGHFGKVPPWERRAGL
- a CDS encoding peroxidase-related enzyme (This protein belongs to a clade of uncharacterized proteins related to peroxidases such as the alkylhydroperoxidase AhpD.), whose amino-acid sequence is MHMDTDSPTALDLPMVDPLPDATAKYFRICEEKLGLVPNVLKAHAFDVEKLNAFTAVYNDLMLGQSGLSKLEREMIAVAVSSANRCWYCQVAHGAAVRELSGNPELGEALVMNYRVADLSPRQRAMLDFAVRITTDSASIEEADRRKLRDAGFSDRDIWDIAAVAAFFNMSNRLASAVGMQPNPEYHARGR